Proteins encoded in a region of the Vicinamibacterales bacterium genome:
- a CDS encoding MFS transporter: MTLREVLGLTVMRRVFYAQVVSLLGDFLAIFAVISIVTYRMHATPAQVTGVQIAYMLPLAFLGPLSGVFVDRWQLKPTLIASDLIRAALVLLLMVTTTIWQIYIILAALSCVSSFFAPAQSVTIRSHVPPNGLMSANALMQMAMLGARIVGPAAAGGLVSAFGPSVCYAVDFVSFIVSALLIGTVTIVRPAGAPAQTAAVQRGRIAGIVHEMGEGMRFISHHAAISFVVMAMAAGMFVMGCFGPLIAIYVREWLHAQAGVFGVVSAMVGTGMLFGMPLVRRVSGRIASATLVLSGLAGIGLGALLLGALPWVAMSMLACFTLGFAFAGVIVPAQTLMQQETPAALMGRISSTTMSVVFFAQLIGLALSGVLAQAFGVRAVFFLCAVLAWALTGAGKLLLSSDRHAAAAV, encoded by the coding sequence ATGACGCTGCGCGAGGTGCTGGGTCTGACGGTGATGCGCCGCGTGTTCTACGCGCAGGTGGTCAGCCTGCTCGGCGACTTCCTCGCCATCTTCGCCGTCATCAGCATCGTCACCTACCGGATGCACGCCACTCCCGCCCAGGTGACCGGGGTGCAGATCGCCTACATGCTGCCGCTGGCGTTCCTCGGTCCGCTGTCGGGCGTCTTCGTCGATCGCTGGCAGCTGAAGCCGACGCTGATCGCCAGCGATCTCATCCGCGCCGCGCTGGTGCTGCTGCTGATGGTGACCACGACGATCTGGCAGATCTACATCATCCTGGCGGCGCTCAGCTGCGTGTCGAGCTTCTTCGCTCCGGCGCAATCGGTGACGATCCGCAGCCACGTGCCGCCGAACGGACTGATGTCGGCGAACGCGCTGATGCAGATGGCGATGCTCGGCGCCCGAATCGTCGGCCCGGCGGCGGCCGGCGGACTGGTGTCGGCGTTCGGCCCGTCGGTCTGCTACGCGGTCGATTTCGTCAGCTTCATCGTCTCCGCGCTGCTGATTGGCACGGTGACGATCGTGCGTCCGGCGGGCGCGCCGGCGCAGACCGCGGCGGTCCAGCGCGGCCGCATCGCTGGGATCGTCCACGAGATGGGCGAGGGGATGCGGTTCATCTCCCATCACGCCGCCATCTCGTTCGTCGTGATGGCGATGGCAGCCGGGATGTTCGTGATGGGATGTTTCGGTCCGCTGATCGCCATTTACGTCCGCGAGTGGCTGCACGCACAGGCCGGCGTCTTCGGGGTCGTGAGCGCGATGGTCGGCACCGGGATGCTCTTCGGCATGCCGCTGGTGCGGCGCGTCTCGGGCCGGATCGCCAGCGCGACGCTGGTGCTCTCGGGGCTCGCCGGGATCGGGCTCGGGGCGCTGCTGCTCGGCGCGCTGCCGTGGGTGGCGATGTCGATGCTGGCCTGTTTCACCCTCGGCTTCGCCTTCGCCGGCGTCATCGTGCCGGCGCAGACGCTGATGCAGCAGGAAACGCCGGCGGCGCTCATGGGGCGCATCTCGAGCACCACCATGTCGGTCGTCTTCTTCGCGCAGTTGATCGGCCTGGCGCTCTCCGGCGTGCTCGCACAGGCGTTCGGCGTGCGCGCGGTGTTCTTCCTCTGTGCCGTGCTGGCGTGGGCGCTCACCGGCGCGGGCAAACTGCTGCTCTCGAGCGACCGCCATGCCGCCGCGGCCGTCTAG
- a CDS encoding serine hydrolase domain-containing protein — MRRAAIALCCVLTSAELNGQNVGHQAPPPQFADAARREKLASAFAEIDKLFRDYAAGANIPGAAWGIVVDGELAHTGVLGYRELAAKSPVTPDTVFRIASMTKSFTAMAIMKLRDAGKLSLDDPAEKYVPEMKSLVYPTSDSPRITIRHLLSHAEGFPEDNPWGDQQLADTDEQLSALIRGGIPFSNAPGVAYEYSNYGFAILGRIVGTLSGNRGTPTQAYTKYVQDQILQPLGMTSTTLEPSSVPADRLAHGYRWEDAQWKEEPLLANGSFGSMGGMLTTLSDLGRYVGAYLAAWPPRDAPESGPVRRASLREMQQVWRPSPASVTAGGSGVQLNAGGYGFGLRVAQTCAFPTVVSHSGGLPGFGSLMRWLPEYGVGIIAFGNRTYSGWARTVDLSLDALARTGALQPRVVRPSPALVSARDAVAGLIVTWDDGVADRIAAQNLYLDESKARRRAAIARLVAAAGACTAGSGFDRVENALRGDWTMRCAHGDLRVAITLAPTNPPLVQYLSVTAATPAPRPQTCPQ, encoded by the coding sequence ATGCGGCGTGCCGCGATCGCGCTGTGCTGCGTGTTGACGTCGGCGGAGCTGAACGGGCAGAACGTCGGGCACCAAGCGCCGCCGCCGCAGTTCGCCGACGCGGCGCGGCGCGAGAAGCTGGCGAGCGCGTTCGCCGAGATCGACAAGCTGTTCCGCGACTACGCCGCCGGAGCGAACATCCCCGGCGCCGCCTGGGGCATCGTCGTCGACGGCGAGCTCGCGCACACCGGCGTGCTCGGCTATCGCGAACTCGCGGCGAAGTCACCGGTCACACCCGACACCGTGTTCCGCATCGCATCGATGACGAAGAGCTTCACCGCGATGGCGATCATGAAGCTGCGCGACGCCGGGAAGTTGTCCCTCGACGATCCCGCCGAGAAGTACGTGCCCGAGATGAAGTCGCTCGTCTATCCGACGTCGGACTCACCCCGGATCACCATCCGGCATCTGCTCTCGCACGCCGAAGGATTCCCGGAAGACAATCCGTGGGGCGATCAGCAGCTCGCCGACACGGACGAGCAGCTCTCGGCGTTGATTCGCGGCGGCATCCCGTTCTCCAACGCCCCGGGCGTCGCCTATGAGTACTCGAACTACGGCTTCGCGATCCTCGGCCGCATCGTCGGCACGCTGAGCGGCAATCGCGGCACGCCGACGCAGGCCTACACGAAGTACGTCCAGGACCAGATCCTCCAGCCGCTCGGCATGACGTCGACGACACTCGAGCCGTCGAGCGTGCCGGCCGACAGGCTCGCGCACGGCTACCGCTGGGAGGACGCGCAGTGGAAAGAAGAGCCGCTGCTCGCCAACGGCTCGTTCGGATCGATGGGCGGCATGCTGACGACGCTGTCGGATCTGGGGAGGTACGTCGGGGCGTATCTCGCGGCGTGGCCGCCGCGCGATGCGCCTGAGAGCGGACCGGTGCGGCGCGCGTCGCTGCGCGAGATGCAGCAGGTGTGGCGCCCATCGCCCGCCAGCGTGACGGCGGGCGGCAGCGGCGTGCAGCTGAACGCGGGTGGATACGGGTTCGGGCTGCGCGTGGCGCAGACGTGCGCGTTCCCCACCGTCGTCTCGCACAGCGGCGGCCTGCCCGGGTTCGGTTCGCTGATGCGCTGGCTTCCCGAGTACGGCGTCGGCATCATCGCCTTCGGCAACCGCACCTACTCCGGGTGGGCGCGCACCGTCGATCTGTCGCTCGACGCGCTCGCGCGCACCGGCGCCTTGCAGCCGCGCGTCGTGCGGCCATCGCCGGCGCTGGTGTCGGCGCGCGACGCGGTCGCCGGGCTGATCGTGACGTGGGACGACGGCGTCGCCGACCGCATCGCGGCGCAGAACCTGTATCTCGACGAGAGCAAGGCGCGGCGGCGCGCGGCGATCGCCAGGCTGGTGGCGGCGGCGGGCGCGTGCACCGCCGGATCCGGGTTCGACCGGGTGGAAAACGCGCTGCGCGGCGACTGGACGATGCGCTGCGCCCACGGCGATCTCCGGGTCGCGATCACGCTGGCGCCGACCAATCCGCCGCTGGTGCAGTACCTGTCCGTGACCGCCGCCACGCCGGCGCCGCGGCCGCAAACGTGTCCGCAATAG
- a CDS encoding type II secretion system protein — MRRTPMQAGFSLPELLVAMAIMLLISGAAVSALLKMTAAQATIWNRTQMHSGIRGATEVLQQEVGQAGRIALPAVTTTSGTSAGAAGATVTIPVSSSAGMYVGMKLTIDTGSASNETDAAQETVKVTAIPSATSVTVQSLQTDLAGVVTGRVRAHNANAPVLALGAFGTGIIPPASSPSTYAPGGPTFTYANGSTGTVLKLYGDINADGNMVYIEYTCDTVGNNLYRNMMSWTLGTKPPVTAKDILLSNITDNPNGTPCFTYQTAMVGGNAYVTDVAITLTVRTQLIDPITKQYQTQTKALLNVSPRNTFNAWQMASLGIANRIQPIPPSITALLPPLP; from the coding sequence ATGCGCCGCACGCCGATGCAAGCCGGCTTCTCCCTGCCGGAGCTGCTCGTTGCCATGGCGATCATGCTGCTGATCTCCGGCGCCGCGGTATCGGCGCTGCTGAAGATGACGGCGGCGCAGGCCACGATCTGGAACCGCACGCAGATGCACAGCGGCATCCGCGGCGCGACCGAAGTGCTGCAGCAGGAAGTCGGGCAGGCGGGACGCATCGCCCTGCCGGCGGTCACGACGACCTCCGGCACCAGTGCCGGCGCCGCGGGAGCGACGGTGACGATTCCCGTGTCCTCTTCCGCCGGCATGTATGTCGGCATGAAGCTCACGATCGACACCGGCAGTGCGTCGAACGAGACGGACGCGGCGCAGGAGACGGTCAAGGTGACGGCGATTCCGTCGGCGACCTCCGTGACGGTGCAATCGCTCCAGACCGATCTGGCGGGCGTGGTGACCGGGCGGGTCCGGGCGCACAACGCCAACGCGCCGGTGCTGGCGCTGGGCGCCTTCGGCACCGGCATCATTCCGCCCGCCAGTTCCCCGTCGACCTACGCGCCCGGCGGACCGACCTTCACCTATGCGAATGGCTCGACCGGCACGGTCCTGAAGCTGTATGGGGACATCAACGCCGACGGCAACATGGTCTACATCGAGTACACCTGCGACACCGTCGGCAACAATCTCTACCGCAACATGATGTCGTGGACCCTGGGGACCAAACCCCCGGTCACCGCCAAGGACATCCTGCTCAGCAACATCACCGACAATCCCAACGGGACGCCGTGCTTCACCTACCAGACGGCCATGGTCGGCGGCAACGCCTACGTGACCGATGTCGCGATCACGCTGACCGTGCGGACGCAGCTCATCGATCCGATCACGAAGCAGTATCAGACCCAGACCAAGGCGCTGCTCAACGTGTCGCCGCGCAACACGTTCAACGCCTGGCAGATGGCGAGTCTCGGCATCGCGAACCGCATTCAGCCGATCCCGCCGAGCATCACGGCGCTGCTGCCGCCGCTGCCGTAA
- a CDS encoding D-aminoacylase: protein MRPLAIALVTAAAAALAQPASYDLIVRNGRVVDGSGSPWYRADVAIRGDAIAAIAPRIEAGAARTIDAGGRIVAPGFIDIHTHARRGLSQVPTAANYVRQGVTTVIEGPDGSSAVPIAPFFAQMEKLDKSVNIASFLGQGSIRSAVVGNTNRKATAEEIRTMVGMVEQGMREGALGLSTGLFYVPGTFTPTDEVIELARAAGRLGGVHESHQRDDAARLLDSVNETIAIGEKGGLPTQISHAKVVGVGNWGRSVDMLRLVDEARARGVDVTIDQYPYTASSTSVAAALIPAWVLEGGREATLARLKESGPREKAKGGIAMMIRDERGGGDPKNVQFASCSFDPSLAGKTLADLTRARGLAPTIRNAAEVVMWIVEQGGCQGIFHAMSERDLVRILRHPATMIASDGSVPVFGEANPHPRSYGTFARVLGTYVREKKVLSLEDAIRKMSAFPAGRLGFTDRGLLRPGLKADLVVFDPATVRDTATFASPHSYAEGFSHVVVNGQVVFEHGEMTASRPGRVLYGAARR, encoded by the coding sequence ATGCGCCCACTCGCGATCGCGCTCGTGACGGCGGCGGCCGCCGCCCTCGCTCAGCCGGCGTCCTACGACCTCATCGTCCGCAACGGGCGCGTCGTCGACGGCTCCGGATCGCCGTGGTATCGAGCGGACGTGGCGATCCGCGGCGATGCGATTGCCGCGATCGCGCCGCGGATCGAGGCCGGCGCCGCCCGCACCATCGACGCCGGCGGCAGGATCGTGGCGCCCGGCTTCATCGACATCCACACCCACGCGCGCCGCGGCTTGTCGCAGGTGCCGACGGCGGCGAATTACGTCCGGCAGGGCGTCACCACCGTCATCGAAGGGCCCGACGGATCGTCGGCGGTACCGATCGCCCCGTTCTTCGCGCAAATGGAGAAGCTGGACAAGTCGGTCAACATCGCTTCGTTCCTCGGCCAGGGATCCATCCGCAGCGCCGTCGTCGGCAACACCAACCGCAAGGCGACGGCCGAGGAGATCCGGACGATGGTCGGCATGGTGGAACAGGGGATGCGGGAAGGGGCCCTCGGCCTGAGCACCGGGCTGTTCTACGTGCCGGGCACGTTCACGCCGACCGACGAAGTGATCGAGCTCGCCCGCGCCGCGGGACGCCTGGGCGGCGTCCACGAATCGCATCAGCGAGACGATGCCGCGAGACTGCTCGACAGCGTCAACGAAACGATCGCGATCGGCGAGAAGGGCGGCCTGCCGACTCAGATCAGCCACGCGAAGGTGGTTGGCGTCGGCAACTGGGGGCGCAGCGTCGACATGCTGCGGCTGGTGGACGAGGCGCGCGCCCGCGGCGTGGACGTCACCATCGATCAGTATCCATACACCGCGTCGAGCACCAGCGTAGCGGCGGCGCTGATTCCGGCCTGGGTGCTGGAGGGCGGGCGCGAGGCGACGCTGGCGCGGCTCAAGGAATCGGGACCCCGCGAAAAGGCGAAGGGCGGGATCGCGATGATGATTCGCGACGAGCGCGGCGGCGGCGATCCGAAGAACGTGCAGTTCGCGAGCTGCAGCTTCGATCCTTCGCTCGCCGGCAAGACCCTGGCCGACCTGACCAGGGCGCGCGGCCTCGCCCCCACCATCCGCAATGCCGCGGAGGTCGTGATGTGGATCGTCGAGCAGGGCGGCTGCCAGGGCATCTTCCACGCCATGAGCGAGCGTGACCTGGTGCGGATCCTGCGCCATCCGGCGACGATGATCGCGTCCGACGGCTCGGTGCCGGTATTCGGCGAAGCCAATCCGCACCCGCGGAGCTACGGCACCTTCGCGCGCGTGCTCGGGACCTACGTGCGCGAGAAGAAAGTGCTGTCGCTCGAGGACGCGATCCGCAAGATGTCGGCGTTCCCCGCCGGCCGCCTCGGCTTCACCGACCGCGGGCTCCTGCGGCCCGGACTCAAGGCCGACCTCGTCGTGTTCGATCCAGCGACGGTGCGGGACACGGCAACGTTCGCCAGTCCGCACTCGTATGCCGAGGGGTTCTCACACGTGGTGGTCAACGGCCAGGTGGTGTTCGAGCATGGCGAGATGACCGCGTCGAGACCCGGCAGGGTGTTGTACGGAGCTGCGCGGAGATAA
- a CDS encoding M14 family zinc carboxypeptidase, which produces MRRVAAVVSALAVTALVADARQKPSVAKLKTTAEASGFKSTSTYDDVVRFMKAVDDASPVIFYTTYGTTHEGRAMPMAVVGTGLKDPSAAAVRATGKLRVHIQGNIHAGEVEGKESAQILLREFALGQHKDWLQSTVFLITPILNADGNEKFAVNNRQRQNGPINGMGTRPNAQGLNINRDFMKLDTPEARAFVKLWVDYDPHAGFDLHTSDGSFHGYYLTYSPPLNPNTSDAITTVMKGEWFPFVTRNIKTKHGWDTFYYGNVSTPGGRGRGRGGEPPSPPATPPAPQPTGPPEWRTFEHVPRFHNSYVGMRNRFALLSEAYAYATFEDRIKATNYFMEEALNFAHANAPRLKKLALDADREKIAGRTLATSARIKRGGMIEILMGEVEDETNPVSGAVMNRRKNVVKPQQMVDMLWFEAAATEVVPSAYYVPATATKAVELLKAHGIQMREAALPGGTEEFAISANTAGQTFEGHTLRRLEGKWGVTSGGNPSGKYLEVRTDQPLGRLAFYLLEPTSDDGLVAWNFLDAELKDVATGPYPIVRRK; this is translated from the coding sequence ATGCGCCGCGTTGCCGCCGTCGTGTCCGCGCTGGCCGTCACCGCCCTGGTGGCTGACGCCCGGCAGAAGCCGTCCGTCGCAAAACTGAAGACCACGGCGGAAGCGTCCGGGTTCAAGTCGACGTCGACGTATGACGACGTCGTGCGGTTCATGAAGGCGGTGGACGACGCCTCGCCGGTCATTTTCTATACGACCTACGGCACGACGCACGAGGGGCGCGCGATGCCGATGGCCGTGGTGGGCACGGGGCTGAAGGATCCGAGCGCCGCCGCGGTGCGCGCGACGGGGAAGCTGCGCGTGCACATCCAGGGGAACATTCACGCGGGGGAGGTCGAAGGCAAGGAATCGGCGCAGATCCTGCTGCGCGAGTTCGCGCTCGGACAGCACAAGGACTGGCTGCAGTCGACCGTGTTCCTGATCACGCCGATCCTCAATGCCGACGGCAACGAGAAGTTCGCGGTGAACAACCGGCAGCGGCAGAACGGCCCGATCAACGGCATGGGCACCCGGCCGAACGCGCAAGGGCTCAACATCAACCGCGATTTCATGAAGCTCGACACGCCCGAAGCGCGCGCCTTCGTGAAGCTCTGGGTCGACTACGACCCGCATGCCGGCTTCGACCTGCACACCTCCGACGGGTCGTTCCACGGCTATTACCTGACCTACTCGCCGCCGCTCAACCCGAACACCAGCGACGCGATCACGACGGTGATGAAGGGGGAGTGGTTTCCCTTCGTCACCAGGAACATCAAGACGAAGCACGGCTGGGACACCTTTTATTACGGCAACGTTTCCACGCCCGGCGGCCGCGGCCGGGGCCGCGGAGGAGAGCCGCCTTCGCCGCCGGCGACTCCGCCCGCCCCCCAGCCGACCGGCCCGCCTGAATGGCGGACGTTCGAGCACGTCCCGCGTTTTCACAACAGCTATGTCGGCATGCGCAACCGCTTCGCGCTGCTGAGCGAGGCATACGCCTACGCGACGTTCGAGGATCGCATCAAGGCGACGAACTACTTCATGGAAGAGGCGCTGAACTTCGCGCACGCCAACGCGCCGCGCTTGAAGAAGCTCGCCCTCGACGCGGACCGGGAGAAGATCGCCGGCAGAACGCTGGCGACCAGCGCCCGGATCAAGCGCGGCGGCATGATCGAGATCCTGATGGGCGAAGTCGAGGACGAGACCAATCCCGTCAGCGGCGCGGTGATGAACCGCCGCAAGAACGTGGTGAAGCCGCAGCAGATGGTCGACATGCTCTGGTTCGAGGCGGCCGCGACCGAGGTGGTGCCGTCGGCGTATTACGTGCCGGCGACGGCGACGAAGGCGGTCGAGCTCCTGAAGGCGCATGGCATCCAGATGCGGGAGGCGGCGCTGCCGGGCGGCACCGAAGAGTTCGCGATCTCCGCGAACACCGCAGGCCAGACCTTCGAGGGGCACACCCTGCGGCGGCTCGAAGGGAAGTGGGGCGTCACGAGCGGCGGCAATCCGTCCGGCAAGTACCTGGAAGTGCGGACGGATCAGCCGCTCGGACGGCTCGCGTTCTATCTGCTGGAGCCGACGTCCGATGACGGTCTCGTGGCGTGGAATTTTCTCGACGCGGAACTGAAGGACGTCGCCACCGGCCCCTATCCGATCGTCAGGAGGAAATGA
- a CDS encoding PilX N-terminal domain-containing pilus assembly protein, with amino-acid sequence MTRTGEHGVALVFTLFLMAALSAMAVSIMFLAQTETSASRNYKTMSQARYAGEAGVHRAIHYLSSTTYTSLVTNTTGFDTTVSPVTYSGNPVVLAAVATDSNHPSTTIKSAYAALFSGASLSVGSGATVTYAAKATLISMRQVTVYGGTSGVVQTWRIEATGTVPGALAATVEVAALLERDSTAAETYAIFATGSGCGAITMTGNVRTDSYDSNSMTMSGGAPVTQSAGGSVGTNGNLSIAGQVNIAGNLDTPRTGVGNCTNGNITALTQTGQANVSGDTIQLPQAKTYPTPALPSPLPPTTNLSITSSTTCLSLSLYISFPVTCSSSAAGNITLNSNGGTISLGNVTLSGGSTLTIDNGTSASPVTVNVNSFIMAGNSNLILGTDTSVTMNVVGTGVTGDVVDFTGGSFSNATFDPSKFQILYAGTGTMKYTGGNQTAATVYAPNASVSMDGSGNFYGSILSRQFTDTGGASVHYDRSLASKFTVLGNHVMSSFSWQKY; translated from the coding sequence ATGACCCGCACCGGCGAACACGGCGTCGCGCTCGTCTTCACGCTCTTCCTGATGGCGGCGCTCTCGGCGATGGCGGTGTCGATCATGTTCCTGGCGCAGACCGAGACCTCGGCGAGCCGCAACTACAAGACCATGTCGCAGGCGCGCTACGCCGGCGAGGCGGGCGTGCACCGCGCGATCCACTATCTGTCGAGCACCACCTACACCAGCCTCGTGACCAACACCACGGGGTTCGACACCACGGTGTCGCCGGTCACCTACAGCGGCAACCCGGTGGTGCTGGCCGCGGTCGCCACCGACTCGAACCACCCGAGCACGACGATCAAGAGCGCCTATGCGGCGCTGTTCAGCGGCGCGTCGCTGAGCGTCGGCTCCGGCGCGACGGTCACCTACGCCGCCAAGGCGACGCTCATCTCGATGAGGCAGGTGACCGTCTACGGCGGCACCTCCGGCGTGGTGCAGACGTGGCGCATCGAGGCGACCGGCACCGTGCCCGGGGCGCTGGCGGCGACCGTCGAAGTGGCGGCGCTCCTCGAGCGCGACAGCACGGCGGCGGAGACGTATGCGATCTTCGCCACCGGGTCCGGCTGCGGCGCCATCACCATGACCGGCAACGTCCGCACCGACAGCTACGATTCGAACAGCATGACGATGTCCGGCGGGGCCCCGGTCACCCAATCGGCAGGCGGCTCGGTCGGAACCAACGGCAACCTGAGCATCGCCGGCCAGGTGAACATCGCCGGCAACCTCGACACGCCGCGGACCGGGGTCGGCAACTGCACCAACGGCAACATCACCGCCCTGACGCAAACCGGCCAGGCGAACGTGTCCGGCGACACGATCCAGCTGCCGCAGGCGAAGACGTACCCCACGCCGGCGCTGCCGTCGCCGTTGCCGCCGACGACGAATCTCAGCATCACGTCGAGCACGACGTGTCTCTCGCTGTCGCTCTACATCAGTTTCCCGGTGACGTGCAGCAGTTCAGCCGCCGGAAACATCACCCTGAACTCGAACGGGGGGACGATCTCGCTCGGCAACGTCACGCTCAGCGGCGGCTCGACGCTCACGATCGACAACGGCACGTCGGCCTCCCCGGTGACGGTGAACGTGAACTCGTTCATCATGGCCGGCAACTCCAATCTCATACTCGGCACCGACACGTCGGTGACGATGAACGTCGTGGGAACCGGCGTCACCGGTGACGTGGTCGACTTCACCGGCGGCTCGTTCTCGAACGCGACGTTCGATCCGTCGAAGTTCCAGATTCTGTACGCCGGCACCGGAACCATGAAGTACACGGGCGGGAACCAGACGGCCGCGACCGTCTACGCGCCGAACGCGTCGGTCAGCATGGACGGCAGCGGCAACTTCTACGGGTCGATCCTGTCGAGGCAGTTCACCGACACGGGAGGCGCCAGCGTCCATTACGATCGCAGCCTGGCCTCGAAGTTCACCGTGCTCGGCAATCACGTCATGTCATCGTTCAGCTGGCAGAAGTACTAG
- a CDS encoding SWIB/MDM2 domain-containing protein produces the protein MAKKTAKKSARKPNAAFMKPMTPSSALSEVVGSKPIPRTEVTKKLWAYIKKNKLQDQKNKRMIKADDALKTVFGGKSQVNMFEMTKLVNKHLKA, from the coding sequence ATGGCCAAGAAGACGGCGAAGAAGTCCGCGAGAAAACCGAACGCGGCGTTCATGAAGCCGATGACGCCGAGCTCGGCGCTGTCGGAAGTGGTCGGCAGCAAGCCGATTCCGCGGACGGAAGTCACCAAGAAACTGTGGGCCTACATCAAGAAGAACAAGCTGCAGGATCAGAAGAACAAGCGGATGATCAAGGCGGACGACGCGCTGAAGACCGTCTTCGGCGGCAAGTCCCAGGTCAACATGTTCGAGATGACCAAGCTTGTGAACAAGCACCTCAAGGCCTAG
- a CDS encoding prepilin-type N-terminal cleavage/methylation domain-containing protein yields MFYRDSRGFSLIELLMVVAIIGTLAAITVPMSGNAIRFLKLSGDARELSNATAVAKMRAAAKFTQARLYVDITGRQFYVQTFDKSTSTWNTEGGAVSLSSTVSFGYGPISTPPPNTQTTIGQAPECTTMAGSPPAPVAVANTACVTFNSRGIPIDGTGSPTGLDAIYVTDSSAVYGITVAATGFIRTWQSNYTSTPSWTLQ; encoded by the coding sequence ATGTTTTACAGAGATTCGCGCGGCTTCTCGCTGATCGAGCTGCTGATGGTGGTCGCCATCATCGGCACGCTTGCGGCGATCACAGTGCCGATGAGCGGCAACGCGATCCGCTTTCTGAAGCTCAGTGGCGACGCCCGCGAGCTGTCGAACGCGACCGCGGTTGCGAAGATGCGCGCCGCCGCGAAGTTCACCCAGGCGCGGCTCTACGTCGACATCACCGGCCGCCAGTTCTACGTGCAGACCTTCGACAAGTCGACGTCGACGTGGAACACCGAAGGGGGCGCGGTCTCGCTGTCGAGCACGGTGTCGTTCGGCTACGGGCCGATTTCGACGCCGCCGCCGAACACGCAGACCACCATCGGCCAGGCGCCGGAGTGCACCACCATGGCGGGCTCGCCGCCGGCGCCGGTCGCGGTCGCGAACACCGCGTGCGTCACGTTCAATTCGCGCGGCATTCCGATCGACGGCACGGGGAGTCCGACCGGCCTCGACGCGATCTACGTGACCGACAGTTCCGCCGTCTACGGCATCACCGTGGCGGCCACCGGCTTCATCCGGACGTGGCAGTCCAACTACACCTCGACACCGTCATGGACGCTGCAATGA
- a CDS encoding winged helix-turn-helix domain-containing protein, translating into MPPRPSRICFGDFAFDPASGELWRRGRRVRLQRQPSRLLELLLANPGELVGRDEIRAALWGDDTHVDFERSLNFCVARLRSALRDNAAAPSYIETVPTRGYRFIAPVTEQRPPIFVPASERRRLPWGVTAAVLAAIAFVVALRYTQHRPAPTVLVVPFNNETGSADLDRVAKGVSDATVARLAASSRLRVIGNASGLTFTFRPPDLKAMGESLGAQYLVLGQMKRDERQLRIVAHLIRVADQTHVWARTYDSPTLDLRQQDIIAAEIAVAIMQRIGKA; encoded by the coding sequence ATGCCGCCGCGGCCGTCTAGGATCTGCTTCGGCGACTTCGCCTTCGATCCGGCGAGCGGCGAGTTGTGGCGCCGGGGGCGCCGCGTGCGCCTGCAGCGGCAGCCCTCGCGGCTGCTGGAACTGCTGCTGGCGAATCCCGGCGAGCTGGTCGGACGGGACGAGATTCGCGCGGCGCTCTGGGGGGACGACACCCACGTCGATTTCGAACGCAGCTTGAACTTCTGCGTCGCCAGGCTGCGATCGGCGCTGCGCGACAACGCGGCGGCACCGTCCTACATCGAGACGGTCCCGACCCGCGGCTACCGCTTCATCGCTCCCGTCACCGAGCAGCGGCCGCCGATCTTCGTACCCGCATCCGAGCGCCGGCGCCTGCCGTGGGGCGTGACCGCCGCCGTGCTGGCGGCCATTGCGTTCGTCGTCGCGCTGCGCTACACCCAGCACCGACCGGCGCCCACCGTTCTCGTGGTTCCGTTCAACAACGAGACCGGGTCGGCGGACCTCGACCGCGTCGCCAAGGGGGTGTCGGACGCGACCGTCGCCCGCTTGGCGGCGTCGAGCCGGCTGCGGGTCATCGGCAATGCATCCGGGCTGACGTTCACCTTCCGTCCGCCCGACCTGAAGGCGATGGGGGAGTCGCTCGGCGCGCAGTACCTGGTGCTCGGCCAGATGAAGCGGGACGAGCGCCAGCTGCGGATCGTCGCCCACCTGATCCGCGTCGCCGACCAGACGCACGTCTGGGCGCGGACCTACGACAGCCCGACCCTCGACCTCCGGCAGCAGGACATCATCGCGGCGGAGATCGCCGTCGCGATCATGCAGCGGATCGGGAAGGCCTGA